From a region of the Streptomyces sp. NBC_01454 genome:
- the leuC gene encoding 3-isopropylmalate dehydratase large subunit — MGRTLAEKVWDDHVVRRAEGEPDLLFIDLHLLHEVTSPQAFDGLRKAGRQVRRTDLTIATEDHNTPTLDIDKPIADPVSRTQLETLRKNCAEFGVRLHPLGDVEQGVVHVVGPQLGLTQPGTTVVCGDSHTSTHGAFGALAFGIGTSQVEHVLATQTLPLAPFKTMAITVDGELPEDVTAKDLILAIIARIGTGGGQGYVLEYRGQAIEQLSMEARMTICNMSIEAGARAGMIAPDATTFDYLQGRDHAPEGEDWDAAVAYWKTLRTDDDAVFDAEVYIDASELAPFVTWGTNPGQGAPLSADVPDPASYEDASERYAAEKALEYMGLTAGQPLRDIKVDTVFVGSCTNGRIEDLRSAAGILEGRRVADDVRMLVVPGSVRVSLEAVAEGLDKVFTAAGAEWRHAGCSMCLGMNPDQLAPGERSASTSNRNFEGRQGKGGRTHLVSPQVAAATAVLGHLASPADLSSAAGQSDVATPAGV; from the coding sequence ATGGGACGGACACTCGCGGAGAAGGTCTGGGACGATCATGTCGTCCGGCGCGCGGAAGGCGAGCCCGACCTTCTCTTCATCGATCTCCACCTGCTGCACGAGGTCACCAGCCCGCAGGCGTTCGACGGCCTCCGCAAGGCCGGCCGCCAGGTGCGCCGTACGGACCTGACCATCGCCACCGAGGATCACAACACCCCGACCCTCGACATCGACAAGCCGATCGCCGACCCGGTCTCGCGCACCCAGCTGGAGACGCTGCGCAAGAACTGCGCCGAGTTCGGGGTCCGGCTGCACCCGCTGGGCGATGTCGAGCAGGGCGTTGTCCACGTCGTGGGACCGCAGTTGGGACTGACCCAGCCCGGCACCACCGTGGTCTGCGGTGACAGTCACACCTCCACCCATGGTGCCTTCGGCGCCCTGGCGTTCGGCATCGGCACCAGCCAGGTCGAGCACGTGCTGGCCACCCAGACGCTGCCGCTGGCCCCGTTCAAGACCATGGCGATCACCGTCGACGGCGAGCTGCCCGAGGACGTGACGGCCAAGGACCTGATCCTGGCCATCATCGCCCGGATCGGCACCGGCGGCGGCCAGGGCTACGTCCTGGAATACCGCGGCCAGGCCATCGAGCAGCTGTCGATGGAAGCCCGGATGACCATCTGCAACATGTCGATCGAGGCGGGCGCGCGGGCCGGCATGATCGCCCCCGACGCGACCACCTTCGACTACCTCCAGGGGCGCGACCACGCCCCCGAGGGCGAGGACTGGGACGCCGCGGTCGCCTACTGGAAGACGCTGCGCACCGACGACGACGCGGTCTTCGACGCCGAGGTCTACATCGACGCCTCCGAACTGGCCCCGTTCGTCACCTGGGGCACCAACCCGGGCCAGGGCGCGCCGCTTTCGGCCGACGTCCCCGACCCGGCTTCGTACGAGGACGCCTCGGAGCGGTACGCCGCCGAAAAGGCCCTGGAATACATGGGGTTGACGGCCGGCCAGCCGCTGCGCGACATCAAGGTGGACACCGTCTTCGTAGGCTCGTGCACCAACGGCCGGATCGAGGACCTGCGCTCCGCGGCCGGGATCCTCGAGGGCCGCCGGGTCGCCGACGACGTACGGATGCTCGTCGTCCCCGGCTCGGTCCGCGTCTCCCTGGAGGCGGTCGCCGAGGGGCTGGACAAGGTCTTCACCGCGGCCGGCGCCGAATGGCGGCACGCGGGCTGCTCGATGTGCCTGGGCATGAACCCCGACCAGCTGGCGCCCGGCGAGCGCTCCGCGTCCACCTCGAACCGCAACTTCGAGGGCCGGCAGGGCAAGGGTGGCCGCACCCACCTGGTCTCGCCGCAGGTCGCCGCCGCAACGGCGGTTCTCGGCCATCTGGCCTCACCGGCCGACCTGTCCTCGGCGGCCGGCCAGTCCGACGTCGCCACGCCCGCGGGAGTCTGA
- the thiD gene encoding bifunctional hydroxymethylpyrimidine kinase/phosphomethylpyrimidine kinase, translating into MHTPPRVLTVAGSDSGGGAGIQADLKTMLALGTHGMSVLTAVTAQNSLGVQGAWDLPAEAVRAQFRSVVDDIGVQAVKTGMLSSAELVETVAELLAELRVPVVVDPVGVSKHGDPLLAAGALDAVRTALLPTATIATPNLDEVAQLTGVRVEDEAGMRRAAAAILDFGPRWALIKGGHLPAGAADSAVDLLTDGTEEHWLRALRHDNRHTHGTGCTLASALAAQLAKGDTVPQAAAAAKDYVTGAIAAGFRLGAGIGPVHHGWRLRDGH; encoded by the coding sequence ATGCACACACCTCCACGCGTCCTGACCGTCGCCGGGTCCGACTCCGGTGGCGGCGCGGGCATCCAGGCCGACCTGAAGACGATGCTGGCGCTCGGCACCCACGGCATGAGCGTGCTCACCGCCGTCACCGCCCAGAACTCCCTGGGCGTGCAGGGCGCGTGGGACCTGCCCGCCGAGGCCGTACGGGCCCAGTTCCGCAGCGTCGTCGACGACATCGGTGTCCAGGCGGTCAAGACCGGGATGCTCTCCTCGGCCGAACTCGTGGAGACCGTCGCCGAACTGCTCGCCGAACTGCGGGTCCCGGTCGTCGTCGACCCCGTGGGGGTCTCCAAGCACGGCGACCCGCTGCTCGCCGCCGGCGCGCTGGACGCGGTCCGCACCGCGCTGCTGCCGACGGCCACCATCGCCACGCCCAACCTGGACGAGGTCGCCCAGCTCACCGGCGTACGCGTCGAGGACGAGGCCGGAATGCGCCGGGCGGCCGCCGCGATCCTGGACTTCGGGCCGCGCTGGGCGCTGATCAAGGGCGGCCATCTCCCGGCCGGCGCCGCGGACAGCGCCGTCGATCTGCTCACCGACGGCACCGAGGAACACTGGCTGCGCGCCCTGCGCCACGACAACCGGCACACCCACGGCACCGGCTGCACCCTGGCGAGCGCCCTGGCCGCCCAGCTCGCCAAGGGGGACACCGTCCCGCAGGCCGCGGCGGCGGCGAAGGACTACGTCACCGGCGCGATCGCGGCCGGCTTCCGGCTGGGCGCGGGCATCGGCCCCGTCCACCACGGCTGGCGGCTGCGCGACGGGCACTGA
- a CDS encoding Lrp/AsnC ligand binding domain-containing protein, giving the protein MVQAYILIQTEVGKASAVAEVISTLTGVLQAEDVTGPYDVIVRAQADTVDELGRMVVAKVQQVDGITRTLTCPVVHL; this is encoded by the coding sequence GTGGTACAGGCCTACATCCTGATCCAGACCGAGGTCGGCAAGGCCTCGGCGGTAGCTGAGGTGATCTCCACCCTCACCGGTGTGCTGCAGGCCGAGGACGTGACCGGGCCCTATGACGTCATCGTGCGCGCGCAGGCCGACACCGTCGATGAGCTGGGCCGCATGGTGGTCGCCAAGGTCCAGCAAGTGGACGGCATCACGCGCACCCTGACCTGCCCCGTCGTCCATCTCTAG
- a CDS encoding DUF3515 domain-containing protein has protein sequence MISARRRYLALPPLTVLIAAVSCSSPGEVAVPAPKGEAARYCRALHKELPRTVDRLERGDTEPVSDFTAMWGDPAVKLRCGVPKPDVLTYGSEHYNPGADAAEVNGVQWLFEKQDDGYRFTTVLRKAYVEVTVPGKYAPEVNVLTDLAHAVKKTVPTGV, from the coding sequence GTGATCTCTGCGCGCCGCCGGTATCTGGCCCTTCCCCCGCTCACCGTGCTGATCGCCGCGGTGAGCTGTTCCTCGCCCGGTGAGGTGGCCGTGCCCGCCCCGAAAGGGGAGGCGGCACGGTATTGCCGGGCGCTCCACAAGGAGTTGCCGCGCACCGTGGACCGGCTGGAACGGGGCGACACCGAACCGGTCTCGGACTTCACTGCCATGTGGGGCGATCCTGCCGTGAAACTGCGCTGCGGGGTGCCGAAGCCCGATGTCCTGACGTACGGGAGTGAACATTACAACCCCGGCGCCGACGCGGCGGAAGTCAACGGGGTCCAGTGGCTCTTCGAGAAACAGGACGACGGCTACCGCTTCACGACGGTGCTGCGGAAGGCCTATGTCGAGGTGACCGTGCCCGGGAAGTACGCCCCCGAGGTCAATGTGCTCACCGACCTCGCCCACGCCGTGAAGAAGACCGTCCCCACCGGGGTCTAG
- the rpmB gene encoding 50S ribosomal protein L28, whose product MAANCDVCGKGPGFGKSVSHSHRRTNRRWNPNIQTVRAVIGRTPKKLNACTSCIKAGKVSR is encoded by the coding sequence GTGGCTGCCAACTGCGACGTCTGCGGCAAGGGGCCGGGCTTCGGCAAGAGTGTCTCGCACTCGCATCGCCGCACCAACCGTCGTTGGAACCCCAACATCCAGACGGTGCGTGCAGTGATCGGGCGCACGCCGAAGAAGCTGAACGCCTGCACCTCGTGCATCAAGGCCGGCAAGGTCTCGCGCTGA
- a CDS encoding NAD(P)H-dependent glycerol-3-phosphate dehydrogenase, translated as MTRCAVYGTGSWGTAFAMVLADAGCEVTLWGRRPALVDAINNGRTNPDYLPGVELPASVRATTDPAEAARGAEFAVLAVPAQTLRGNLAEWAPLLPGGTVLVSLMKGVELGTAKRMSEVIEEVAKVPAEQVAVLTGPNLAKEVAARQPATAVVACADEEVARRFQTACHTAYFRPYTNTDVVGCELGGAVKNVIALAVGIATGMGLGDNAKASLITRGLAETTRLGLAMGADARTFAGLAGMGDLVATCSSPLSRNNTFGTNLGRGMTLEETIAVTKQTAEGVKSCESVLDLARRHGVDMPLTETVVEIVHEGKQPMAALKDLMARSAKSERH; from the coding sequence GTGACGCGCTGCGCCGTCTACGGCACGGGGTCCTGGGGTACCGCCTTCGCGATGGTGCTCGCCGACGCGGGCTGCGAGGTGACCCTGTGGGGGCGCCGCCCGGCTCTCGTCGACGCCATCAACAACGGCCGTACCAACCCCGACTATCTGCCGGGGGTCGAGCTCCCCGCGTCCGTACGGGCCACCACCGACCCGGCGGAAGCGGCGCGCGGCGCGGAGTTCGCCGTGCTGGCCGTCCCCGCCCAGACGCTGCGCGGCAATCTGGCCGAATGGGCGCCCCTGCTGCCCGGCGGGACGGTCCTGGTGTCCCTGATGAAGGGCGTCGAACTGGGCACGGCCAAGCGGATGAGCGAGGTCATCGAGGAGGTCGCCAAGGTGCCGGCGGAGCAGGTCGCGGTGCTGACCGGCCCCAACCTCGCCAAGGAGGTCGCCGCCCGGCAGCCCGCCACCGCCGTCGTGGCCTGCGCCGACGAGGAGGTCGCCCGGCGCTTCCAGACCGCCTGCCACACCGCGTACTTCCGTCCGTACACCAACACCGACGTGGTGGGCTGTGAACTGGGCGGTGCGGTCAAGAACGTCATCGCGCTCGCCGTCGGCATCGCCACCGGTATGGGCCTGGGCGACAACGCCAAGGCGTCCCTGATCACCCGCGGCCTGGCCGAGACCACCCGGCTCGGCTTGGCGATGGGCGCCGACGCGCGCACCTTCGCCGGTCTGGCCGGCATGGGCGACCTCGTCGCCACCTGCTCCTCGCCGTTGTCGCGCAACAACACCTTCGGCACCAACCTCGGCCGGGGAATGACGCTGGAGGAGACCATCGCGGTCACCAAGCAGACCGCCGAGGGCGTCAAATCCTGCGAATCCGTGCTGGATCTGGCCCGCCGGCACGGCGTCGACATGCCGCTCACCGAGACGGTCGTCGAGATCGTCCACGAGGGCAAGCAGCCGATGGCGGCCCTGAAGGACCTGATGGCGCGCAGCGCCAAGTCCGAGCGGCACTGA
- a CDS encoding D-alanine--D-alanine ligase family protein has translation MSSQTSSHKPRVAVVFGGRSSEHAISVLTAGAVLRAIDRDKYDVLPIGITTDGRWALTADDPERMAIADRRLPSVAELAESAEGGVVLPVDPTNREVVYTEPGSVPKALGEVDVVFPVLHGPYGEDGTLQGLLELSGVPYVGSGVLASAVGQDKDYMKRVFTSFGLPVGPYEVIRPREWENDPAAARKKIVDFAAEHGWPLFVKPARAGSSIGITKVDDLGGLDEAIEEARRHDPKILVEALLRGREIECGVLEFADGPRASVPAEIPPVSAHDFYDFEAKYIDSADGIVPAPLNAEETAKVQELAVAAFEAASCEGLVRADFFLQDNGEFVINEINTLPGFTPISMYPRMWQESGVSYPELIDRLLQAALQRSTGLR, from the coding sequence ATGAGCAGCCAGACCTCCTCCCACAAGCCCCGCGTCGCCGTCGTGTTCGGCGGACGCAGCTCCGAGCACGCGATCTCCGTTCTCACCGCCGGAGCGGTGCTGCGCGCCATCGACCGCGACAAGTACGACGTGCTGCCGATCGGCATCACCACCGACGGCCGCTGGGCGCTGACCGCCGACGACCCCGAGCGGATGGCCATCGCGGACCGGCGGCTGCCCAGCGTGGCCGAGCTCGCCGAGTCCGCCGAGGGCGGCGTGGTGCTCCCCGTCGACCCGACCAACCGCGAGGTCGTCTACACCGAGCCGGGATCGGTGCCCAAGGCGCTGGGCGAGGTCGATGTGGTCTTCCCCGTGCTGCACGGCCCCTACGGCGAGGACGGCACCCTGCAGGGCCTGCTGGAGCTCTCCGGCGTCCCCTACGTCGGCTCGGGCGTGCTCGCCTCCGCCGTGGGCCAGGACAAGGACTACATGAAGCGGGTGTTCACCTCCTTCGGGCTGCCCGTCGGCCCCTACGAGGTCATCCGCCCGCGGGAGTGGGAGAACGATCCCGCGGCCGCCCGCAAGAAGATCGTGGACTTCGCCGCGGAGCACGGCTGGCCGCTCTTCGTGAAGCCCGCCCGGGCCGGTTCGTCCATCGGCATCACCAAGGTCGACGACCTCGGCGGCCTGGACGAGGCGATCGAGGAGGCCCGCCGGCACGACCCGAAGATCCTGGTGGAGGCGCTGCTGCGCGGCCGGGAGATCGAGTGCGGGGTGCTGGAGTTCGCCGACGGCCCGCGGGCCAGCGTGCCGGCCGAGATCCCGCCGGTCAGCGCGCACGACTTCTACGACTTCGAGGCCAAGTACATCGACTCGGCCGACGGCATCGTGCCGGCGCCGCTGAACGCCGAGGAGACCGCGAAGGTCCAGGAGCTGGCCGTCGCGGCCTTCGAGGCGGCGTCCTGCGAGGGCCTGGTGCGCGCGGACTTCTTCCTGCAGGACAACGGCGAGTTCGTGATCAACGAGATCAACACCCTGCCCGGCTTCACGCCCATCTCGATGTACCCGCGGATGTGGCAGGAGAGCGGTGTGAGCTACCCGGAGCTGATCGACCGGCTGCTGCAGGCCGCACTGCAGCGCTCCACGGGACTGCGCTGA
- the leuD gene encoding 3-isopropylmalate dehydratase small subunit — protein MEAFTTHTGRAVPLRRSNVDTDQIIPAHWLKKVTRDGFEDGLFEAWRKDPEFVLNQERYKGATVLVAGPDFGTGSSREHAVWALQNYGFKAVISSRFADIFRGNSLKNGLLTVVLPQETVDRLQQLLEADPTAEVTVDLVGRQVRAEGISAGFELDENARWRLLEGLDDISLTLREESSIVEYEANRPTFKPRTLEV, from the coding sequence ATGGAAGCCTTCACCACCCACACCGGCCGGGCCGTCCCGCTGCGCCGCAGCAATGTCGACACCGACCAGATCATCCCTGCTCACTGGCTCAAGAAGGTCACCCGCGACGGTTTCGAGGACGGGCTGTTCGAGGCCTGGCGCAAGGACCCGGAGTTCGTCCTCAACCAGGAGCGATACAAGGGCGCCACGGTGCTGGTCGCCGGCCCCGACTTCGGTACCGGCTCCTCACGTGAGCACGCCGTCTGGGCGCTGCAGAACTACGGTTTCAAGGCCGTGATCTCCTCGCGGTTCGCGGACATCTTCCGCGGCAACTCCCTCAAGAACGGGCTGCTGACGGTGGTCCTGCCGCAGGAGACCGTCGACCGCCTCCAGCAGCTGCTGGAGGCCGACCCGACCGCCGAGGTGACGGTCGACCTGGTCGGCAGGCAGGTCCGGGCCGAGGGCATCAGCGCCGGATTCGAGCTGGACGAGAATGCGCGTTGGCGCCTCCTGGAGGGGCTGGACGACATCAGCCTCACCCTTCGGGAGGAGTCGTCCATCGTGGAGTACGAGGCGAACAGGCCGACGTTCAAACCGCGTACCCTCGAGGTCTGA
- a CDS encoding HU family DNA-binding protein: MNKAQLVEAIADKLGGRQNAADAVDAVLDAIVRSVVSGDRVSVTGFGSFEKVDRPARYARNPQTGERVRVKKTSVPRFRAGQGFKDLVSGSKKLPKGGEVSVKKAPKGSLTGGTAIKKAAAKKATAKKAAAKKTATAKKAVAKKATAVKKATAKKTTAKKATAKKTAAKKATTAKKTTAKKATAKKTAPAKKATAKKAPAKKATARKTTAKKTTARKR, encoded by the coding sequence GTGAACAAGGCGCAGCTCGTAGAAGCCATTGCCGACAAGCTCGGCGGCCGTCAGAACGCCGCGGACGCGGTGGACGCCGTACTGGACGCAATCGTCCGTTCCGTTGTCTCCGGCGACCGTGTTTCGGTCACCGGATTCGGTTCGTTCGAGAAGGTCGACCGCCCGGCCCGCTACGCCCGCAACCCGCAGACGGGTGAGCGGGTGCGGGTCAAGAAGACCTCGGTGCCGCGATTCCGGGCCGGACAGGGCTTCAAGGACCTGGTGAGCGGCTCGAAGAAGCTCCCCAAGGGTGGCGAGGTCTCCGTCAAGAAGGCTCCCAAGGGCAGCCTGACCGGCGGCACGGCCATCAAGAAGGCCGCGGCGAAGAAGGCCACCGCCAAGAAGGCCGCCGCCAAGAAGACGGCCACGGCGAAGAAGGCCGTGGCGAAGAAGGCCACGGCGGTGAAGAAGGCCACCGCGAAGAAGACCACGGCCAAGAAGGCGACGGCGAAGAAGACCGCCGCCAAGAAGGCCACCACGGCCAAGAAGACCACCGCCAAGAAGGCGACGGCGAAGAAGACCGCCCCCGCCAAGAAGGCGACGGCGAAGAAGGCCCCGGCGAAGAAGGCCACGGCGCGCAAGACCACCGCCAAGAAGACCACCGCCCGCAAGCGGTAA
- a CDS encoding lysophospholipid acyltransferase family protein, whose translation MSRRRIGFWYRLAAVICKPPLLVLFKRDWRGMEHIPADSGFITAVNHNSYLDPLSYAHYQYNTGRVPRFLAKAGLFKSGFVGLMMRGTGQIPVYRETTDAATAFRAAVNAIEKGECVAFYPEGTLTRDPDLWPMQGKTGAARVALLTKAPVIPVAQWGAQDAMPPYATEKKLRLLPRKTLRVQAGPPVDLSAYYGQEPTAEVLRAVTEVIMAAITEQLALLRGEPAPAEPYDWRKAVARDRRAAREAARAGKGAAAAAAPAEPAAAPEPAVAPQQARSTQQAQEDESK comes from the coding sequence GTGTCCCGCCGCAGAATCGGCTTCTGGTACCGCTTGGCCGCGGTCATCTGCAAACCGCCGCTCTTGGTTCTGTTCAAGCGGGACTGGCGAGGAATGGAGCACATTCCGGCCGACAGCGGATTTATCACCGCGGTCAACCACAACTCGTATCTCGACCCGCTCTCCTATGCGCACTATCAGTACAACACCGGGCGGGTCCCGCGATTCCTGGCCAAGGCGGGCCTCTTCAAGAGCGGCTTTGTCGGCCTGATGATGCGCGGCACGGGGCAGATCCCCGTCTACCGGGAAACCACCGACGCCGCCACCGCGTTCCGCGCCGCCGTCAACGCCATCGAGAAGGGCGAATGCGTCGCCTTCTACCCCGAGGGCACCCTCACCCGCGACCCGGACCTGTGGCCCATGCAGGGCAAGACCGGTGCCGCGCGGGTGGCCCTGCTGACGAAGGCGCCGGTCATCCCCGTCGCGCAGTGGGGCGCCCAGGACGCGATGCCGCCCTACGCCACGGAGAAGAAGCTGCGCCTCCTGCCGCGCAAGACGCTGCGGGTGCAGGCGGGGCCGCCGGTCGACCTGAGCGCGTACTACGGCCAGGAGCCGACCGCCGAGGTGCTGCGGGCCGTCACCGAGGTCATCATGGCCGCGATCACCGAGCAGCTGGCCCTCCTGCGCGGTGAGCCCGCACCGGCCGAACCGTACGACTGGCGCAAGGCGGTCGCCCGGGATCGCCGTGCCGCCCGCGAAGCCGCCAGGGCGGGCAAGGGCGCCGCGGCGGCCGCGGCCCCCGCCGAGCCGGCCGCCGCCCCCGAACCGGCCGTCGCCCCGCAACAGGCCCGAAGCACCCAGCAGGCACAGGAGGATGAAAGCAAGTGA
- the ndgR gene encoding IclR family transcriptional regulator NdgR, whose translation MDNSSGVGVLDKAALVLSALESGPATLAGLVAATGLARPTAHRLAVALEHHRMVARDMQGRFILGPRLSELAAAAGEDRLLATAGPVLTHLRDVTGESAQLYRRQGDMRICVAAAERLSGLRDTVPVGSTLPMKAGSAAQILMAWEEPERLHRGLQGARFTATALSGVRRRGWAQSIGEREPGVASVSAPVRGPSNRVVASVSVSGPIERLTRHPGRMHAQAVIDAAARLSEGLRRSG comes from the coding sequence ATGGACAACTCTAGCGGCGTCGGCGTTCTCGACAAGGCAGCTCTGGTTTTGAGTGCCCTGGAGTCCGGTCCGGCCACCCTCGCCGGGCTGGTCGCGGCGACAGGGCTCGCACGGCCCACGGCCCACCGTCTGGCCGTGGCACTGGAACACCACCGGATGGTGGCGAGGGACATGCAGGGCCGGTTCATCCTGGGCCCACGGCTCTCCGAGCTGGCCGCGGCGGCCGGCGAGGACCGCCTGCTGGCCACGGCGGGACCGGTGCTCACGCATCTGCGCGATGTGACCGGCGAGAGCGCGCAGCTCTATCGCCGGCAGGGCGACATGCGGATCTGCGTGGCGGCGGCGGAACGGCTGTCCGGACTGCGGGACACCGTCCCGGTCGGCTCCACGCTCCCCATGAAGGCCGGCTCGGCCGCCCAGATCCTGATGGCCTGGGAGGAGCCCGAGCGGCTGCACCGCGGTCTGCAGGGCGCACGCTTCACGGCCACCGCCCTGTCCGGCGTACGGCGCCGCGGCTGGGCCCAGTCGATCGGCGAGCGGGAGCCGGGCGTGGCCTCGGTCTCCGCGCCCGTACGCGGCCCCTCCAACCGCGTGGTGGCCTCCGTCTCGGTCTCCGGCCCGATCGAGCGGCTGACCCGCCATCCCGGGCGGATGCACGCCCAGGCGGTCATCGACGCGGCGGCCCGGCTCTCCGAGGGCCTGCGCCGCAGCGGCTGA
- a CDS encoding thiamine-phosphate kinase, protein MKGTVGELGEFGLIRELTSRLTSTPAVRIGPGDDAAVVTAPDRRVVASTDILLEGRHFRRDWSTAYDVGRKAAAQNLADIAAMGAVPTAILLGLVVPAELPATWPTELMDGLRDECQVAGAAVVGGDVVRGDTITIAITALGDLRNQEPVTRAGAQPGDVVAVTGWLGWSAAGYAVLTRGFRSPRAFVEAHRRPEPPYHAGPAAAALGATAMTDVSDGLVADLGHIAEASKVRIDLRSAGIDIPSQMSDIGTAVGVDPMQWVLNGGEDHAIVATFPPDVKLPARWKVIGEVLHPSALPQVTVDGAPWVKAGWDHFGDNGDAGQHP, encoded by the coding sequence ATGAAGGGCACCGTGGGCGAGCTGGGGGAATTCGGGCTGATCAGGGAGCTCACCTCCCGGCTCACCTCCACTCCGGCGGTACGGATCGGGCCGGGGGACGACGCTGCCGTGGTCACCGCGCCGGACCGGAGGGTGGTCGCCAGCACCGACATCCTCCTGGAGGGCCGGCACTTCCGGCGCGACTGGTCCACCGCCTACGACGTCGGCCGCAAGGCCGCCGCGCAGAACCTCGCCGACATCGCGGCGATGGGCGCGGTGCCCACCGCGATCCTCCTGGGCCTGGTCGTCCCCGCGGAACTCCCCGCGACCTGGCCGACCGAGCTGATGGACGGGCTGCGCGACGAATGCCAGGTGGCCGGTGCCGCGGTCGTCGGCGGGGACGTCGTCCGCGGCGACACCATCACCATCGCCATCACCGCCCTGGGTGATCTGCGCAACCAGGAACCGGTCACCCGGGCCGGTGCCCAGCCCGGTGACGTCGTCGCGGTGACCGGCTGGCTGGGCTGGTCCGCCGCCGGGTACGCGGTCCTCACCCGTGGTTTCCGCTCGCCGCGCGCCTTCGTCGAGGCCCACCGCCGGCCCGAGCCGCCCTACCACGCGGGCCCGGCGGCCGCCGCACTCGGCGCCACCGCCATGACGGACGTCAGCGACGGACTGGTCGCCGACCTCGGGCACATCGCCGAGGCCAGCAAGGTCCGGATCGACCTGCGGTCCGCCGGCATCGACATCCCCTCGCAGATGTCCGACATCGGTACGGCCGTGGGCGTGGACCCGATGCAGTGGGTGCTCAACGGCGGTGAGGATCACGCGATCGTGGCGACTTTCCCGCCCGATGTGAAGCTGCCCGCCCGGTGGAAGGTCATCGGCGAGGTGCTCCACCCCTCCGCGCTGCCTCAGGTGACGGTGGACGGCGCCCCCTGGGTGAAGGCCGGATGGGACCACTTCGGCGACAACGGGGACGCCGGACAACACCCGTGA
- the cofC gene encoding 2-phospho-L-lactate guanylyltransferase, with product MAPMRSDGAEGEAETAWSLVVPLKPLVRAKSRLAGAAGEEFRPRLALAFALDTVTAALACANVRDVVVVTDDPLAGERLAGLGARVVPDTPARGLNAALAHGAGAVRARRPGAALAALNADLPALRPAELELVLHSASQFPRAFLADAADIGTTLLTATSGAELEPAFGGASRARHLASGARELTAHRAPSVRRDVDTAEDLRAALALGVGPHTALQAPRLAGGAAGDGPAGEPGRLRPSQVRASGG from the coding sequence ATGGCGCCGATGCGAAGCGACGGAGCAGAGGGCGAAGCAGAGACGGCCTGGAGCCTGGTGGTGCCGCTGAAACCGCTGGTGCGAGCCAAGAGCAGGCTCGCCGGGGCCGCCGGTGAGGAATTCCGCCCCCGGCTGGCCCTCGCCTTCGCCCTCGACACCGTGACAGCGGCGCTGGCCTGCGCGAACGTCCGGGATGTGGTGGTTGTCACGGACGACCCGCTGGCCGGCGAGCGGCTGGCGGGGCTGGGCGCGCGCGTCGTTCCCGACACACCGGCCCGGGGGCTCAACGCGGCACTGGCCCACGGCGCGGGCGCGGTCCGGGCGCGCCGCCCGGGAGCGGCCCTCGCCGCGCTGAACGCCGATCTGCCGGCGCTGCGCCCCGCCGAACTGGAACTGGTGCTCCATTCCGCTTCGCAATTTCCCCGCGCATTTCTCGCGGATGCGGCGGATATCGGGACAACACTTCTGACCGCGACTTCCGGCGCGGAATTGGAACCGGCATTCGGGGGTGCCTCGCGGGCCCGTCACCTGGCATCGGGAGCGCGGGAGCTCACCGCGCACCGGGCGCCCTCGGTCCGCCGGGACGTGGACACCGCCGAGGATCTGCGGGCCGCGCTGGCGCTGGGCGTGGGCCCGCACACGGCCCTGCAGGCCCCCCGTCTCGCCGGCGGGGCGGCCGGGGACGGCCCGGCCGGGGAGCCCGGGCGGCTGCGGCCGTCGCAGGTCAGAGCGTCTGGAGGGTGA